A window of Synergistaceae bacterium genomic DNA:
CGCGCTGGCCGTGTGCATGTCCCTCTTTCATCTTTACACGTCGGGCTTCGGCCTGATGCAGTCCCTCATCCAGGCCTCTGTCCACCTTGCATTCGTCCTGGTTCTCGTCTTTTTGCTCTATCCGATCTCGCCGAAGCTGGTACAAAATGACATACCCTGGTACGACTACGCCCTGGCGATCCTGGGAGCGTTCGTCACCCTCTACCTCGTGGTCGAGTTTGACTCTCTGATCGGAAGGGCCGGATTGCCTACCACCATGGACATAGTCGTATCCTTCCTTGGAATCGCCGTCCTGCTCGAGGCCACGAGGCGCGTCACCAGCCCGGTGCTGCCGATCATCGCCATCTGCTTCCTCCTGTAC
This region includes:
- a CDS encoding C4-dicarboxylate ABC transporter permease; protein product: MADVDEKKTSVQEEIDLDALRREFDTEAGYRDLKGVPAVIVTALAVCMSLFHLYTSGFGLMQSLIQASVHLAFVLVLVFLLYPISPKLVQNDIPWYDYALAILGAFVTLYLVVEFDSLIGRAGLPTTMDIVVSFLGIAVLLEATRRVTSPVLPIIAICFLLY